In Leisingera methylohalidivorans DSM 14336, a single genomic region encodes these proteins:
- a CDS encoding acetyl-CoA carboxylase carboxyltransferase subunit alpha, with protein MTQYLEFEKPLAEIEGKAEELRALARANEEMNVADEAAALDAKAAQLLKDLYKELTPWRKCQVARHPERPHCQDYIKALFTEYTPLAGDRNFADDLAVMGGLARFNDQPVVVIGHEKGSDTKSRIERNFGMARPEGYRKAIRLMEMASRFKLPVITLVDTAGAYPGKGAEERGQSEAIARSTEMCLKIGVPLISVIIGEGGSGGAVAFASANRVAMLEHSVYSVISPEGCASILWKDAEKMREAAEALRLTAQDLHKLGVNDRIIPEPLGGAHRDAKAAMASVSGAIQEMLDELSGKDAAELINDRRQKFLDIGSKGLAA; from the coding sequence GGCCGAAATCGAAGGCAAGGCGGAGGAGCTGCGGGCGCTGGCGCGCGCGAATGAGGAAATGAACGTGGCGGATGAGGCCGCGGCGCTGGACGCCAAGGCGGCGCAGCTGCTGAAGGACCTCTATAAGGAGCTGACGCCCTGGCGCAAATGCCAGGTGGCACGGCACCCCGAACGCCCCCATTGCCAGGATTACATCAAGGCGCTGTTCACCGAGTACACGCCGCTGGCAGGCGACCGCAACTTTGCCGACGATCTGGCAGTGATGGGCGGGCTTGCCCGGTTCAACGACCAGCCGGTGGTGGTGATCGGCCATGAGAAGGGCAGCGACACCAAATCGCGGATTGAGCGCAATTTCGGCATGGCCCGGCCCGAAGGCTACCGCAAGGCAATCCGCCTGATGGAGATGGCCAGCCGGTTCAAACTGCCGGTGATCACCCTGGTGGACACCGCCGGCGCCTATCCCGGCAAAGGCGCCGAGGAGCGCGGCCAGTCTGAAGCCATCGCGCGTTCGACCGAGATGTGCCTGAAAATCGGCGTGCCGCTGATTTCAGTCATCATCGGCGAGGGCGGCTCCGGCGGCGCGGTGGCCTTTGCCAGTGCCAACCGGGTGGCGATGCTGGAGCATTCGGTCTATTCGGTGATCAGCCCCGAAGGCTGCGCCTCGATCCTGTGGAAAGATGCCGAAAAGATGCGCGAAGCAGCGGAAGCGCTGCGCCTGACCGCGCAGGACCTGCACAAGCTGGGCGTCAATGACCGGATCATCCCGGAACCGCTGGGCGGCGCGCATCGCGATGCCAAGGCAGCGATGGCCTCGGTCAGCGGCGCAATCCAGGAGATGCTGGACGAACTGTCCGGCAAGGATGCCGCTGAGCTGATCAACGACCGGCGCCAGAAATTCCTGGACATCGGCTCCAAGGGGCTGGCAGCGTAA
- a CDS encoding YdhR family protein, producing the protein MTPKAFVYTEVAISVPFDQVPLQEINAAIRKQPGFLNKTWLSGHGNNSIGGFYAFDSIENARKFVTGYFPGEPRSFGVAHNTRVFDAEATAAASRDMGAVYYNSGAAAPGAFVYTELQLAVPFEEAPWKARNAALKTLPGLQNKVWLSGLQTQTLGGFDAFDSLDNALDFALNLFPETAAELGCAFYTRVFDASATEAASKAMNSPYYTGSEA; encoded by the coding sequence ATGACCCCGAAAGCCTTTGTCTATACCGAAGTTGCCATCTCTGTGCCGTTCGACCAGGTGCCGCTGCAGGAGATCAACGCCGCGATCCGGAAGCAGCCGGGCTTTTTGAACAAGACCTGGCTGTCCGGCCACGGCAACAACTCAATCGGCGGCTTTTATGCCTTTGACAGTATTGAGAATGCCCGCAAATTTGTGACCGGCTATTTCCCGGGCGAGCCGCGCAGCTTTGGCGTGGCGCACAACACGCGGGTATTTGACGCCGAAGCTACCGCCGCGGCCAGCCGCGATATGGGTGCGGTGTATTACAACAGCGGGGCTGCGGCGCCGGGTGCGTTTGTGTACACCGAACTGCAACTGGCGGTGCCGTTTGAAGAGGCCCCCTGGAAAGCGCGCAACGCGGCGCTGAAAACGCTGCCGGGGCTGCAGAACAAGGTTTGGCTAAGCGGACTGCAGACCCAGACTCTGGGCGGGTTCGACGCCTTTGACAGCCTGGACAATGCACTGGATTTTGCGCTGAACCTGTTCCCGGAAACTGCGGCAGAACTGGGCTGCGCCTTTTACACAAGGGTCTTTGATGCCTCGGCCACCGAGGCGGCCAGCAAGGCAATGAATTCGCCCTATTACACCGGCAGCGAAGCCTGA
- a CDS encoding GntR family transcriptional regulator produces the protein MNLTARSPQDAAAPAHDRVYRALRTRIMHGEITPGAALTLRGIGREFGVSMTPAREAVRRLAAEGALFLSSSGRVSTTELTNERIEELAALRALLEVELSSRALPRAHMALIDRLQMINGTVAEMVTKRDAVGYIRTNLEFHRTLYLRAQAPAMLAMAETVWLQLGPTMRALYGRLRRTDPPQNHRLIIAALKAGDEPGLRLAVRSDVTQGLRLLAG, from the coding sequence ATGAACCTGACTGCCCGCTCTCCCCAGGACGCTGCCGCCCCGGCCCACGACCGCGTTTACCGCGCTTTGCGGACCCGTATCATGCATGGTGAAATCACCCCCGGCGCAGCGCTGACGCTGCGCGGCATCGGCCGCGAATTCGGCGTCTCGATGACCCCCGCGCGCGAGGCTGTCCGGCGGCTGGCCGCCGAGGGCGCGCTGTTTCTGTCCTCTTCGGGGCGGGTGTCGACGACGGAGCTTACCAACGAGCGGATCGAAGAGCTGGCCGCCCTGCGCGCACTCCTGGAGGTGGAACTGTCCAGCCGCGCCTTGCCGCGCGCGCATATGGCCCTGATCGACCGGCTGCAGATGATCAACGGGACGGTGGCCGAGATGGTCACCAAACGCGACGCGGTCGGCTATATCCGCACCAATCTGGAATTCCACCGCACCCTGTATCTGCGCGCCCAGGCGCCGGCCATGCTGGCGATGGCCGAGACCGTCTGGCTGCAGCTGGGCCCCACCATGCGGGCGCTTTACGGCCGGCTGCGCCGCACCGATCCGCCGCAGAACCACCGCCTGATCATCGCGGCGCTGAAGGCTGGGGACGAACCGGGCTTGCGTCTGGCGGTGCGCTCGGATGTGACCCAAGGCCTGCGGCTTCTGGCCGGGTAA
- a CDS encoding winged helix-turn-helix transcriptional regulator, whose translation MTEKHSKYESGCPVAYALDIFGDRWSLLVIRDMAVKGARTYGELQNGWEGISTNILAQRLKQLEEAGILSKSKDPENGRSYIYALTQKGRDLAPVLADIALWSARYNKAGHAMTGFSDKVQADRDGVVARIRAGELP comes from the coding sequence ATGACTGAAAAGCACAGCAAATATGAGTCCGGTTGCCCGGTGGCCTATGCCCTTGATATCTTCGGCGACCGCTGGAGCCTTCTGGTGATCCGCGACATGGCCGTCAAAGGCGCGCGCACCTACGGCGAGCTTCAAAACGGCTGGGAGGGGATCTCGACCAACATCCTGGCGCAGCGCCTCAAGCAACTGGAGGAGGCCGGGATTCTGAGCAAAAGCAAGGACCCGGAAAACGGCCGCAGCTACATCTACGCACTCACGCAAAAGGGCCGGGATCTGGCCCCGGTACTGGCAGATATCGCCCTGTGGAGCGCAAGATACAACAAAGCCGGCCATGCAATGACCGGCTTCAGTGACAAAGTGCAGGCGGACCGGGACGGCGTTGTTGCCCGGATCCGCGCAGGCGAGCTGCCTTAA